Proteins encoded within one genomic window of Eurosta solidaginis isolate ZX-2024a chromosome 1, ASM4086904v1, whole genome shotgun sequence:
- the LOC137240018 gene encoding kelch-like protein 26, producing MKPAIDACSRFLESQIDLDNCVAIAALADLYSLEPLKRKAYRYMCSRLDEFAHTPDLLSLTLDQFEHVLECNYPVDCSEQRVLEIVLEYCFQSNLKAEQTQRLFSQVQFYQISACALNAIKSKMNTFCCSYYRVLTDELFKQELNKLRLTDMYDEDDTPTAEVLTNTRGMELALVKIGGFETNGLTNRISCYLPSKGKWERLTVIPHIEQCNYGTAVLGNDLYVIGGSYDVCLKEYIHPFGFRYCPAKNKWKTIAPIQADRCRFSLNAMGNNFLYAVGGVCELNENDGGAELWAHGMDVSNCERYDASADRWEYLPALSENRSQHAGVVLGDQLYISGGIDRHIVLASLWRFDTKSSKWQKLCPMPTPRADHVLLVFEGRIYAFGGWYEDPVTEMRVLADAVDVYDVTTDQWITESRNPLPKYYTGVAGVKRKVYFIGGLLSTATINRATSAVQCYDLDTKQWNFSSEWEYPKEVWESTCATFYVPRERDNVKYFWDDA from the coding sequence ATGAAACCAGCCATTGATGCTTGTTCACGTTTTCTTGAGTCACAAATCGATTTAGACAATTGTGTTGCCATTGCTGCGCTAGCAGATTTATACTCTTTGGAGCCACTCAAAAGAAAAGCCTATCGTTATATGTGTTCACGACTCGATGAATTTGCACATACTCCCGATCTTCTAAGCCTTACCCTAGATCAATTTGAGCATGTGCTAGAATGTAATTATCCAGTAGATTGTTCAGAACAAAGGGTACTTGAAATTGTTTTGGAATATTGTTTTCAATCGAATTTAAAAGCGGAACAGACTCAACGTCTCTTCAGCCAAGTGCAATTTTATCAAATAAGTGCAtgtgcgctaaatgccattaagtCCAAAATGAATACATTTTGTTGTAGTTACTATCGAGTGTTGACTGATGAATTGTTTAAACAAGAATTGAACAAATTACGTTTGACCGATATGTATGATGAAGATGATACGCCAACAGCCGAGGTGTTAACGAATACACGTGGCATGGAACTGGCTTTAGTGAAAATAGGTGGATTTGAGACAAATGGTTTAACTAATCGTATAAGTTGCTATCTACCATCTAAGGGAAAATGGGAAAGATTGACCGTAATCCCACATATTGAACAATGCAACTATGGTACAGCTGTATTGGGCAATGATTTATATGTGATAGGGGGCTCTTATGATGTATGTCTAAAGGAGTACATACATCCTTTCGGTTTTCGATATTGTCCTGCTAAAAATAAATGGAAAACTATTGCGCCTATTCAAGCAGATCGTTGTCGATTTTCATTGAATGCTATgggcaataattttttgtatgctGTTGGTGGTGTATGTGAACTAAATGAGAATGATGGTGGAGCTGAGCTTTGGGCACATGGTATGGATGTTTCAAATTGTGAACGTTATGATGCTAGCGCCGATCGTTGGGAATATTTGCCTGCTTTGTCGGAAAATCGTAGTCAGCATGCCGGTGTGGTTTTGGGTGATCAATTATATATATCGGGTGGCATTGATCGTCATATTGTACTTGCTTCACTTTGGCGTTTCGACACGAAATCGAGCAAATGGCAAAAACTATGTCCCATGCCAACACCACGCGCAGATCATGTTCTACTTGTTTTCGAGGGTCGTATTTATGCATTTGGCGGCTGGTATGAGGATCCTGTCACAGAAATGCGTGTATTAGCCGATGCGGTGGATGTATACGATGTGACTACAGATCAATGGATAACAGAATCACGCAATCCTTTACCAAAGTATTATACTGGCGTAGCGGGGGTGAAAAGAAAAGTATATTTTATAGGTGGATTGCTGTCTACGGCAACTATAAATCGAGCAACCTCAGCAGTACAATGTTATGATTTGGATACGAAACAGTGGAACTTCAGTTCTGAGTGGGAATATCCTAAGGAAGTTTGGGAAAGCACATGTGCTACTTTCTATGTGCCACGTGAACGCGATAACGTAAAGTACTTTTGGGATGATGCTTGA